Proteins from one Amycolatopsis benzoatilytica AK 16/65 genomic window:
- a CDS encoding AfsR/SARP family transcriptional regulator, with protein sequence MAEAGARVELLGPVRLLDGSRAVPVGGPGVRGLLALLALRVGKVVPLDEIIDALWGHDPPATARTIVHGNVSQLRRLLREMADPVAEIHTRPPGYQLSLAPERIDAHRARALLEQAALESSERAAQLLAEALALWQGPTLAGVPESVRAPELEDLRRAIHHARVDADLELGRFDELIVELSPILRADPLAERTAGQLMRALYHAGRRREALELYRTVSRATLRNLGVEPGADLRWLHERVLNDDLAVRGASAPEPAGTPSQLPPALPTLAGREEEVAWLNGLAEHGDSTVVVSGTAGVGKSALVIWWAHRAAKLFPDGVLYAALHGFDPHHAPADPGDLLSQFLLGLGVPANEVPEQIHERVALYRSVIAGRRLLVLLDDARSAEQVRPLLPPGARSMTVVTSRSRLEALAVSNAAKLRVLGTLAPEAAVSVIEELAGAADFDLNHALARLCGYLPLALRIAGARLAASPQWTISDLVGELGNERTRLAGLEVTGADDGVRAAFDVSFRGLPDGLARTLLRLGATPARHTGAHFTAAVAEIPIEQARRELRTLAAHNLLAEVSRDAFAPHDLVRLYLRELAETELDPAERAAVLDRAVRYHQAASDTARRKMLRIVDPLDLTGLVPPDALPPLGTFDQAQDWFAAEWPNLLAVLDAAHADGRYADVWRLARVAHTYRVVCPLYEEWVRLVDLGLAAAEAANEPLGQCWMLISRCAIALTFELAQDSLADAERAVGLATGLDGRSLTVAKIHLGSVLTLLGRYDEAIERLLEAAAETERTGDLELRGQALNNCAETEKRAGRPADAITHELASLEIDRQLGDDSYAVVSLNNLAELHLDIGDLTAAENYAREAVSLAVARQFELQEGILRVTLARILRAKGQPGLAAEQYTLAIALYERMNPRQVGELREEAAANQ encoded by the coding sequence ATGGCGGAGGCCGGCGCGCGGGTCGAACTGCTCGGCCCGGTACGGCTGCTCGACGGCAGCCGTGCGGTACCCGTCGGCGGTCCCGGGGTGAGGGGGCTGCTGGCGCTGCTAGCGCTGCGCGTGGGCAAGGTGGTGCCGCTGGACGAGATCATCGATGCCTTGTGGGGCCACGACCCGCCAGCCACCGCGCGCACCATCGTGCACGGGAACGTTTCGCAGCTGCGCCGGCTGCTGCGCGAGATGGCCGATCCGGTCGCCGAGATCCACACCCGTCCGCCCGGCTACCAGCTTTCCCTGGCCCCGGAGCGGATCGACGCGCATCGCGCACGGGCGCTGCTCGAGCAGGCCGCGCTGGAATCGTCCGAACGCGCCGCCCAGCTGCTCGCCGAGGCGCTCGCGCTGTGGCAGGGCCCGACGCTGGCCGGGGTGCCGGAGTCGGTGCGGGCACCCGAGCTGGAAGACCTCCGCCGGGCGATCCACCACGCCCGGGTGGACGCCGATCTCGAACTCGGCCGGTTCGACGAGCTGATCGTGGAGCTCAGCCCGATCCTCCGAGCCGACCCGCTCGCCGAACGCACCGCCGGTCAGCTGATGCGCGCGCTCTACCACGCGGGGCGCCGGCGAGAGGCGCTCGAGCTGTACCGCACCGTCTCGCGCGCCACGCTGCGCAACCTCGGCGTCGAACCGGGGGCCGACCTGCGCTGGCTGCACGAGCGGGTGCTGAACGACGACCTGGCGGTGCGCGGCGCGTCGGCTCCGGAGCCGGCCGGAACGCCGTCCCAGTTGCCGCCTGCGCTGCCGACGCTGGCCGGGCGGGAAGAGGAAGTCGCCTGGCTGAACGGGCTCGCGGAGCACGGCGACAGCACAGTGGTGGTGTCCGGCACCGCGGGCGTGGGCAAGAGCGCGCTGGTGATCTGGTGGGCGCACCGCGCCGCCAAGCTGTTCCCGGACGGCGTGCTGTACGCGGCGCTGCACGGTTTCGACCCGCACCACGCCCCTGCCGACCCGGGCGATCTGTTGTCGCAGTTCTTGCTCGGACTGGGCGTGCCGGCCAACGAGGTGCCGGAGCAGATCCACGAGCGTGTCGCGCTGTACCGCTCGGTGATCGCCGGCCGCCGGCTGCTGGTGCTGCTCGACGACGCGCGCTCGGCCGAGCAAGTGCGTCCGCTGCTGCCGCCCGGCGCGCGGTCGATGACGGTGGTGACCAGCCGGTCCCGGCTCGAAGCGCTGGCCGTGTCGAACGCGGCGAAGCTGCGCGTGCTCGGCACTCTCGCGCCGGAGGCCGCGGTGAGCGTGATCGAGGAACTGGCCGGAGCCGCCGATTTCGACCTGAACCACGCGCTGGCCCGGCTGTGCGGCTACCTGCCGCTCGCGCTGCGGATCGCGGGAGCCCGGCTCGCCGCGAGTCCACAATGGACGATAAGCGATCTCGTCGGCGAGCTGGGCAACGAACGCACCCGGCTGGCCGGTCTGGAGGTCACCGGCGCGGACGACGGCGTGCGCGCCGCGTTCGACGTCTCCTTCCGCGGCCTGCCCGACGGCCTGGCCCGGACGCTGCTGCGGCTGGGCGCGACTCCCGCTCGGCACACCGGTGCCCACTTCACCGCGGCGGTCGCGGAGATCCCGATCGAGCAGGCCCGCCGCGAACTGCGCACGCTGGCCGCGCACAACCTGCTTGCTGAGGTCTCTCGCGACGCCTTCGCCCCGCACGACCTGGTCCGGCTGTACCTGCGCGAGCTGGCGGAGACCGAGCTGGACCCAGCCGAACGCGCCGCCGTGCTGGACCGCGCGGTCCGCTACCACCAGGCCGCATCGGACACCGCGCGCCGCAAGATGCTGCGGATCGTCGACCCGCTCGACCTGACGGGCTTGGTCCCGCCGGACGCGCTGCCGCCGCTGGGCACCTTCGACCAGGCACAGGACTGGTTCGCCGCGGAATGGCCGAACCTGCTGGCGGTCCTGGACGCCGCCCACGCGGACGGCCGCTACGCCGACGTGTGGCGGCTGGCCCGGGTCGCGCACACGTATCGCGTGGTGTGCCCGCTGTACGAGGAGTGGGTGCGGCTGGTCGACCTGGGGCTGGCCGCCGCCGAAGCCGCGAACGAGCCGCTCGGGCAGTGCTGGATGCTGATTTCCCGGTGCGCCATCGCGCTGACGTTCGAGTTGGCGCAGGACAGCCTCGCCGACGCCGAGCGCGCGGTCGGCCTGGCCACCGGATTGGACGGCCGCTCGCTGACCGTCGCCAAGATCCACCTGGGCAGCGTGCTGACCCTGCTGGGCCGCTACGACGAGGCGATCGAACGCCTGCTGGAGGCAGCGGCGGAGACCGAGCGGACCGGTGACCTGGAGCTACGCGGCCAGGCACTCAACAACTGTGCGGAAACCGAGAAGCGCGCCGGACGCCCAGCGGATGCGATCACCCACGAGCTGGCGTCGCTGGAGATCGACCGGCAGCTGGGCGACGACAGCTACGCGGTGGTGTCCCTGAACAACCTCGCGGAACTGCACCTGGACATCGGCGACCTGACGGCGGCGGAGAACTACGCGCGCGAGGCGGTGTCCCTGGCCGTCGCGCGCCAGTTCGAGCTGCAGGAAGGCATCCTGCGAGTCACCCTGGCCCGGATCCTGCGGGCGAAGGGGCAGCCTGGCCTGGCGGCCGAGCAGTACACCCTGGCGATCGCGCTGTACGAGCGGATGAACCCCCGGCAGGTCGGCGAACTGCGCGAGGAGGCGGCCGCGAACCAGTGA
- a CDS encoding DUF6932 family protein, whose translation MALPHWTPQSLLPPGRHHADLADVYERLVYDAPHQNEREIVFSALNSYLGVAQRVIPSGRAWLGGAFVTRTTHPPHGLDVVLLPDDWGALKRLDDTGRTALYGLLTLRGIIVGQPAMYLDQIQPVGGMLDGFLCRPGDEDVWESVWAEGGRGIPEMVW comes from the coding sequence ATGGCGCTCCCGCACTGGACGCCGCAGAGCCTGCTGCCGCCGGGCCGCCACCACGCCGACCTCGCCGACGTCTACGAGCGGCTGGTCTACGACGCGCCGCACCAGAACGAGCGCGAAATCGTGTTCAGCGCGCTCAACAGCTACCTCGGCGTCGCCCAGCGGGTGATCCCGTCCGGACGGGCCTGGCTCGGCGGCGCGTTCGTCACCCGCACCACGCATCCACCGCACGGGCTGGACGTGGTGCTGCTTCCCGATGACTGGGGCGCGCTGAAGCGACTGGACGACACCGGTCGCACCGCGCTGTACGGACTGCTGACCCTGCGCGGCATCATCGTCGGCCAGCCGGCGATGTACCTCGACCAGATCCAGCCGGTGGGCGGCATGCTCGACGGTTTCCTCTGCCGCCCCGGCGACGAGGACGTGTGGGAATCGGTGTGGGCCGAAGGCGGCCGAGGCATCCCGGAGATGGTGTGGTGA